Proteins co-encoded in one Flavobacterium fluviale genomic window:
- a CDS encoding winged helix-turn-helix transcriptional regulator: MIKEPEHDRKACNKNIMAVHDAMDILNGRWKISIIASLCFSTLRFTDLLREVEGISGKMLSRELKNLEENQLVTRTVLKTQPITVEYELTEYGHTLKEVIDSLAKWGFKHRKKITGKE, translated from the coding sequence ATGATAAAAGAGCCAGAACACGATAGAAAAGCATGCAATAAAAATATTATGGCGGTTCACGATGCCATGGATATTTTGAATGGAAGATGGAAAATTTCTATAATAGCTTCATTATGTTTTAGCACCTTAAGATTTACCGATTTATTACGGGAAGTCGAAGGAATTTCGGGAAAAATGCTGAGCAGGGAATTAAAAAATCTGGAAGAAAACCAATTGGTGACCCGAACGGTATTAAAAACCCAGCCCATAACTGTCGAATATGAACTCACAGAATACGGTCATACTTTAAAAGAAGTAATAGATTCGCTGGCAAAATGGGGTTTCAAACACAGAAAAAAGATTACAGGTAAAGAATAA
- a CDS encoding MarR family winged helix-turn-helix transcriptional regulator codes for MNIIDEIGILALSTRLQRLSEQLRKDGALVYKSFDIDFEPKWFPVIYTLHVKEMLSVVEIATEIGYSHPSTISLLKELEKQKIISSKKDKLDERKRLIFLTAKGKELVLKMQPVWSIMKKTLNEIADNQNNLLKAIEEAEQKLANQGFFQRISELKS; via the coding sequence ATGAATATAATTGACGAAATTGGCATATTGGCCCTATCAACACGACTACAGCGTTTAAGCGAACAATTACGTAAAGACGGAGCCTTGGTTTATAAATCTTTCGATATTGATTTTGAACCTAAATGGTTTCCTGTTATTTATACGCTTCATGTAAAAGAAATGCTCAGCGTTGTAGAAATTGCCACTGAAATTGGTTACAGCCATCCGTCAACAATAAGTCTGCTTAAGGAATTAGAAAAGCAAAAAATAATCAGTTCCAAAAAAGATAAATTGGACGAACGAAAAAGATTAATCTTTCTTACTGCAAAAGGAAAAGAATTGGTTTTAAAAATGCAGCCGGTATGGAGTATTATGAAAAAGACTTTAAATGAAATTGCAGATAACCAAAACAATCTTTTGAAAGCCATCGAAGAAGCCGAACAAAAATTAGCCAATCAAGGATTTTTTCAAAGAATATCTGAACTCAAAAGCTGA
- a CDS encoding GNAT family N-acetyltransferase produces MHIQPIQNEYEKEIVDLILNIQQKEFNVPITIEDQPDLLEIENFYFKPGGTFLGAFIDGKLVGTIALVKFNSEAGAIRKMFVKKEFRGKEFAIAQHLLEQLIAYSEENGIKNLYLGTVSILQAALRFYEKNNFVTISKEKLPVDFPLMKPDNVFCHLQLNSK; encoded by the coding sequence ATGCACATTCAGCCAATACAAAATGAATACGAAAAAGAAATCGTTGATTTGATTTTAAACATTCAGCAAAAAGAATTCAACGTTCCCATTACAATAGAAGATCAGCCGGATTTATTAGAGATTGAGAATTTTTACTTTAAACCTGGAGGAACTTTTTTAGGTGCTTTTATCGATGGAAAATTGGTTGGAACTATTGCTTTGGTAAAATTCAATTCCGAAGCGGGTGCGATTAGAAAAATGTTTGTCAAAAAAGAATTCAGAGGAAAAGAATTTGCAATTGCACAGCATTTATTAGAGCAATTAATTGCGTACAGCGAAGAAAATGGGATTAAAAACTTATATTTAGGAACTGTTTCTATCTTGCAGGCAGCTTTGCGCTTTTACGAAAAGAACAATTTTGTTACGATTTCAAAAGAAAAACTGCCAGTTGATTTTCCGTTAATGAAACCTGATAATGTATTCTGCCATTTGCAGCTAAACTCGAAGTAA
- a CDS encoding NAD(P)H-dependent flavin oxidoreductase produces MEWKNNLTNLFRIDYPIIQAPMLGVTTPEMTAEASNAGALGSLALGDLPAEKCIELIKATKKLTNKPFAVNIFLNKIDAVTPKLQTDYDKTKAFLKNFTQKSGIEADFPLLSEIKLTDYHDQIEVILKENCRIVSFTFGNLDTASISKLKENNVLLIGTCTSVEEAVVLEDSGIDIICVQGIEAGGHRGSFLEETIPQIGGLSLLSQVTETVKTPIIYAGGIYNAKTLMAAQLLGANGFQIGSLFLGSAESALQDFEKQRLRNLKENEIVLTKSFSGRYARGIRNAFMEEVENTEFVLPYPYQNKLTAELRKASKLAKNPDFVSIWAGQSITDYPEISTGILIKNLIQETEKFNAK; encoded by the coding sequence ATGGAATGGAAAAATAATTTAACCAACTTATTTAGAATTGATTATCCAATTATACAAGCGCCGATGCTGGGTGTTACAACTCCAGAAATGACTGCCGAAGCTTCTAATGCGGGAGCTTTGGGATCGCTGGCGCTTGGAGATCTTCCGGCAGAGAAATGTATCGAATTGATAAAAGCCACAAAAAAATTAACGAACAAGCCTTTCGCAGTAAATATTTTTCTAAATAAAATTGATGCTGTTACGCCAAAACTCCAGACTGATTACGATAAGACAAAAGCATTTTTAAAAAACTTCACTCAAAAATCTGGAATTGAAGCTGACTTTCCGCTTTTAAGCGAAATTAAATTAACTGATTATCATGATCAAATTGAAGTGATTCTGAAAGAAAACTGCCGTATTGTAAGTTTCACTTTTGGCAATTTAGATACAGCAAGCATTTCTAAATTAAAAGAAAATAATGTGCTTTTAATAGGAACTTGTACATCTGTTGAGGAGGCTGTTGTATTAGAAGACAGCGGTATTGATATTATTTGTGTACAGGGAATTGAAGCTGGCGGACATCGGGGAAGTTTTCTAGAAGAAACGATTCCGCAGATAGGAGGGTTGTCGCTGTTGTCTCAAGTAACAGAAACTGTAAAAACGCCCATTATTTATGCGGGCGGCATTTACAATGCGAAAACCTTAATGGCGGCACAATTGCTCGGTGCAAATGGTTTTCAAATAGGAAGTTTGTTTTTAGGTTCTGCCGAAAGTGCTTTACAGGATTTTGAAAAACAACGGCTTAGAAATTTAAAAGAAAATGAAATTGTATTAACTAAAAGTTTTTCGGGCCGATATGCACGAGGAATTAGAAATGCTTTTATGGAAGAAGTTGAGAATACAGAATTCGTTCTGCCGTATCCTTACCAAAATAAATTGACCGCCGAATTGAGAAAGGCTTCTAAACTTGCAAAGAATCCAGATTTTGTGAGTATTTGGGCGGGTCAGTCGATTACTGATTATCCCGAAATTTCAACAGGAATTCTTATCAAGAATTTAATCCAAGAAACAGAAAAGTTTAATGCAAAATAG
- a CDS encoding DUF4440 domain-containing protein produces the protein MIKFSFTFFLFALGVIAQENKIDPNIRKQIEDYNSYFATAFNDGNNNALLKAYTEQTIFMPEHSRQRIGKKSIADFYKQWLDQAKITSYQRTILELQDFGNYFLEIGNFTENLKKRNIEPYTYSGKYMVLWKKVSNNKPMTIAAEIWGSNSYLEDKFIPEIDDVVVPPTKEFVTSDKLDLEVIERNNSIKRLVQNRLGGEHAKMFLPDAMYLTYYTPILSGEKEITAYFTEHEKPGTLSIDKISIQTSGIIKTQKAIVEFGYYSVDWSDGDKSGNVKGKSINVWKKNSNGDLMLFRQMVNHD, from the coding sequence ATGATCAAATTTAGTTTTACCTTTTTTCTTTTTGCATTGGGAGTTATTGCACAAGAAAACAAAATAGATCCGAATATTCGCAAGCAGATAGAAGATTACAATTCTTATTTTGCGACAGCTTTTAATGATGGAAACAATAATGCTTTATTAAAAGCTTACACGGAACAAACAATTTTTATGCCAGAGCACAGCAGGCAGAGAATAGGAAAAAAAAGTATTGCTGATTTTTATAAACAATGGCTGGATCAGGCAAAAATTACTTCGTATCAAAGGACTATTCTTGAATTACAAGATTTTGGCAACTACTTTTTAGAAATTGGAAATTTTACAGAAAATCTGAAGAAGCGAAACATAGAACCATACACGTATTCAGGAAAATATATGGTTTTGTGGAAAAAAGTTTCCAACAATAAACCAATGACAATTGCTGCAGAAATATGGGGTTCAAATAGTTATTTAGAGGACAAGTTTATTCCCGAAATAGATGATGTAGTAGTTCCTCCCACAAAAGAGTTCGTTACCTCAGATAAATTAGATTTAGAAGTGATAGAAAGAAACAATTCCATAAAAAGATTAGTACAAAACAGGTTAGGAGGAGAGCATGCCAAAATGTTTCTGCCTGATGCCATGTACTTAACCTATTACACTCCTATTTTATCTGGCGAAAAAGAAATTACGGCTTATTTTACAGAGCACGAAAAACCAGGAACTTTAAGTATCGATAAAATTTCGATTCAAACTTCTGGAATTATCAAAACTCAAAAAGCAATTGTAGAATTTGGCTACTACAGTGTCGATTGGAGCGATGGAGATAAGAGCGGTAATGTAAAAGGAAAAAGTATAAACGTTTGGAAAAAAAATAGTAACGGAGATTTAATGCTTTTTCGCCAAATGGTGAATCATGATTAA
- a CDS encoding arsenate reductase ArsC: protein MEKKILILCTGNSCRSQIAEGYMRHFAENKAVVYSAGVETHGVNPKAVFIMNEDGIDISNHTSNNINEYTNIDFDFVITVCDNAKERCPFFPTKAQKFHYNFPDPAKAAGTDTEVEEEFRNVRQLIKEYCRNFAAENLV from the coding sequence ATGGAAAAGAAAATACTAATACTTTGTACAGGAAATAGTTGCAGGAGCCAGATTGCAGAGGGCTACATGAGACATTTTGCAGAAAATAAAGCCGTAGTTTACAGCGCCGGCGTAGAGACACACGGAGTAAACCCGAAGGCAGTTTTTATAATGAACGAAGATGGAATTGATATTTCAAACCACACTTCAAATAATATAAATGAATATACCAATATTGATTTTGATTTTGTGATAACGGTTTGTGATAACGCAAAAGAACGCTGCCCATTTTTTCCAACAAAAGCGCAAAAATTTCATTATAATTTCCCCGATCCTGCCAAAGCAGCTGGCACGGATACCGAAGTCGAAGAAGAGTTTAGAAACGTAAGACAGTTAATAAAAGAGTATTGCAGAAATTTTGCTGCCGAAAATTTAGTCTAA
- a CDS encoding DUF6428 family protein, with translation MKLSEVKQILPTLENVEFQLENGTFVPEHFHVTEVGIIKKNFIDCGGVIRNEEVVNFQLWNANDFEHRLKPNKLLHIITLSEDKLGIQDLEIEVEYQSETIGKYDLDFNGKNFVLKNKTTACLAQDACGIPAEKQKLTLRESVDNSSCCTPNSGCC, from the coding sequence ATGAAATTATCAGAAGTAAAACAAATTTTACCAACATTAGAAAATGTTGAATTTCAATTAGAGAATGGGACTTTCGTTCCTGAACATTTCCACGTAACAGAAGTGGGAATAATCAAAAAGAACTTCATAGACTGCGGCGGAGTTATTAGAAACGAAGAAGTGGTAAACTTCCAACTTTGGAATGCAAATGATTTTGAACATCGTCTAAAACCAAATAAATTGTTGCATATTATAACTCTTTCTGAAGATAAACTTGGTATTCAAGACCTTGAAATTGAAGTAGAATATCAAAGCGAAACTATTGGCAAATATGATTTAGATTTTAATGGAAAAAACTTTGTCCTTAAAAATAAAACAACAGCTTGTTTAGCGCAGGACGCTTGTGGCATCCCAGCTGAAAAGCAAAAACTAACTCTAAGGGAATCAGTAGATAACAGTTCTTGCTGTACACCAAATTCTGGATGCTGCTAA
- a CDS encoding ArsR/SmtB family transcription factor, which translates to MGATKTEHFTDAQNQIATIAKALGHPARIAIIEYLLKVNECICGDIVNELPLAQPTVSQHLKELKNAGIIKGNISGNSICYCIDEKAIEILNTYFLNITQNLSKSKCC; encoded by the coding sequence ATGGGAGCAACTAAAACAGAACATTTTACAGATGCACAAAATCAGATTGCTACAATTGCTAAAGCGCTTGGACATCCTGCTAGAATTGCCATTATAGAGTATTTATTAAAAGTGAATGAATGTATTTGCGGCGATATAGTGAATGAATTACCGCTTGCACAGCCAACAGTTTCACAGCACTTGAAAGAACTTAAAAATGCAGGCATTATTAAAGGAAATATTTCAGGAAATTCTATTTGTTACTGTATTGATGAAAAAGCAATTGAAATCTTAAATACTTATTTTTTAAACATTACTCAAAATCTTTCAAAATCTAAATGCTGCTAG
- a CDS encoding alginate export family protein, with product MPKNTFASFFIFCFFTTIGNHVSAQEIDTIAKQFVVNIELRPRAEYTSNYILPPNDSIDPYFYITQRNRISMQYSQEKWFLKSDIQEIHLWDNENSNSKVGSVNFYQLFLETKFRNINFRLGRQSILLDNGRLFSDAPWAQQGRSHEGIRIMKYSKYFMNDFFFLFTRNYNTSFEAAYSPVASNKYKYMMVYNFSYSPHQNLSFNSSSTVDFLEKTNAETLYARATTGGRIEYKKNHWYYTLNSYLQFGQNQKGQHVLACYFQPEVKLSLQKSTWRLGAEIISGSSSKLSIDNTSDFDVLYGVTWKFNGNMNVFTRFPADVGGKGLVNPYLFASFPLNTKLSLRNDFHLFYTQYPLVDSSNQDMSRFLGFENDFSVKYIPLKELEINAAFSFYKSTDSMKNLPKVQDENKLSFWSYLMVSYSFNAVNWRKSRK from the coding sequence GTGCCAAAAAATACCTTTGCATCTTTTTTCATTTTCTGTTTTTTTACCACGATTGGTAATCACGTCAGCGCGCAGGAAATTGATACTATAGCCAAGCAGTTTGTAGTGAATATAGAACTTCGTCCGAGAGCAGAATACACTTCCAATTACATACTGCCGCCCAACGATTCTATCGATCCTTATTTTTATATTACACAGCGAAATAGGATTTCAATGCAGTATTCCCAAGAAAAATGGTTTTTAAAATCTGACATTCAGGAAATTCATCTCTGGGATAATGAAAATTCTAATTCTAAAGTCGGAAGTGTTAATTTTTATCAATTGTTTTTAGAAACTAAATTTAGAAATATAAATTTTCGTTTAGGAAGGCAGAGTATTTTATTGGATAATGGCAGATTATTTTCTGATGCTCCGTGGGCACAGCAGGGAAGATCGCATGAAGGAATTAGAATCATGAAATATTCCAAGTATTTTATGAACGATTTTTTCTTTTTGTTTACACGAAATTACAATACTAGTTTTGAGGCTGCTTATTCGCCTGTGGCATCCAATAAGTACAAGTACATGATGGTGTATAATTTTAGTTATAGCCCACATCAAAACTTATCTTTCAATTCGAGCAGTACGGTTGATTTTTTAGAAAAAACAAATGCAGAAACTTTGTACGCCCGAGCAACAACAGGAGGAAGAATTGAATATAAAAAGAATCATTGGTACTATACTTTAAACAGCTACCTGCAATTTGGACAAAATCAGAAAGGGCAGCATGTGCTTGCCTGCTATTTTCAGCCGGAGGTTAAGCTGTCACTGCAAAAATCAACTTGGCGTTTAGGTGCAGAAATTATTAGCGGCAGCAGTTCTAAATTAAGCATTGATAACACTTCAGATTTTGACGTTTTGTATGGTGTTACTTGGAAATTTAATGGAAATATGAATGTTTTTACCCGTTTTCCAGCGGATGTCGGGGGAAAAGGTTTGGTAAATCCTTATCTATTTGCTTCTTTTCCTTTAAACACAAAGTTATCGCTTCGTAACGATTTCCATCTTTTTTATACTCAATACCCATTAGTCGATAGTTCGAATCAGGATATGTCGAGATTTCTAGGATTTGAAAATGATTTTTCAGTAAAATATATTCCCTTAAAAGAGCTGGAAATCAACGCTGCATTCTCCTTTTATAAATCAACAGATTCAATGAAAAACCTCCCAAAAGTGCAGGATGAAAACAAATTATCCTTTTGGAGTTACTTGATGGTTTCTTACTCTTTTAATGCTGTTAATTGGAGAAAGTCAAGAAAATAA
- a CDS encoding NAD(P)H-binding protein — translation MKALVIGATGATGKELVDKLLEDNEYTLVSVFVRRSFGKSHPKLREHVVDFSDVNSFQDLITGDVLFSCLGTTLKDAGSKDNQWKIDYDIPAAFAAAAQKNGVGTFVLVSSYGASAKSSVFYSKMKGKLEDFIKELHFPHYIIFRPGPLIRPHTDRIGEKVSIKVIKFFNSIGLFKNMTPISTAFLAEKLAKAPKVISSQTTTLELKQILKL, via the coding sequence ATGAAAGCACTGGTAATTGGAGCAACAGGAGCAACAGGAAAAGAACTCGTAGATAAGCTTTTAGAAGATAATGAGTATACTTTGGTTTCAGTTTTTGTGAGACGTTCCTTTGGGAAATCACATCCAAAACTTAGGGAACATGTAGTTGATTTTTCAGATGTTAATTCATTTCAGGATTTGATTACGGGAGATGTGCTGTTTTCCTGTCTAGGAACTACCTTAAAAGATGCAGGTTCAAAAGACAATCAGTGGAAAATTGATTACGATATTCCTGCGGCATTTGCGGCGGCGGCTCAAAAAAACGGAGTCGGGACTTTTGTATTGGTTTCTTCTTATGGAGCTTCTGCGAAAAGCAGTGTTTTTTATTCTAAAATGAAAGGAAAACTGGAAGATTTTATAAAAGAGCTTCATTTTCCTCACTATATAATTTTCAGGCCTGGACCATTAATTCGCCCACATACAGACCGCATAGGAGAAAAAGTTTCCATTAAAGTGATTAAATTTTTTAATAGTATCGGTCTTTTTAAAAATATGACACCAATTTCTACTGCATTTTTAGCAGAAAAACTGGCTAAAGCTCCCAAAGTAATTTCGTCTCAAACAACTACGCTTGAGCTTAAACAAATACTTAAGCTTTAA
- a CDS encoding cation:proton antiporter domain-containing protein, with protein sequence MKNFRNSIFYIGVIGGFSVLMYWIILMGVKLETGRNLKIPTSDKSQWGEFLDSLIKNLHHPLALLLAQIVTIIFVARIFGWICIKIKQPAVIGEMIAGIVMGPSLIGMYLPEFSAVLFPAESLGNLQFLSQIGLILFMYIVGMEIDMKILRNKAHDAVVISHASIIIPFVLGMGLAYFIYDEFAPADVQFTSFGLFAGIAMSITAFPVLARIVQERGIHKTKLGTIVITCAAADDITAWCILAVVIAIVKAGSFGSAIYTVLLALGYVFLMIKVVRPFLKRIGDLYAASEKLSKPIVAIFFLTLVVSSYLTEVIGIHALFGAFIAGAIMPENIRFRNLFIEKVEDVALVLLLPLFFVFTGLRTQIGLLNEPYLWKIAGLIFVVAVVGKFVSSTLAAKFVGQNWKDSLSIGALMNTRGLTELVALNIGYDLGVLSPELFSMMVIMALATTFMTGPTLDLINWLFKSGKNETEEDTALKNKYRILLSFDRPESGRALLKVADGLTSKRADSSEITAMHFLPTEELHHYNTDVYETEKFKDVIDESTALNRNITTMFKASSDIDSEIVNVANKSKHDLLLVGIGESIYQGSLLGRVLGFTTRIINPEKIINTVTGKENILESAPFDDGTRQIIAKSQIPVGILIDKDLSQINTIFIPLFSLKDWDLIQNYVQKFIQNLEARIIILDVEGKIMEDLDTKEKIRLMEQAAPNQLTLRKEQPVEKDFLEQNDLMLISIDGWKYLMDTKSWWLTNIPSTLIISEDKK encoded by the coding sequence AGATAAAAGTCAATGGGGCGAATTTCTAGATTCTCTTATTAAAAACTTACACCATCCTTTAGCACTTTTGTTAGCGCAGATCGTAACAATTATTTTTGTTGCCCGTATTTTTGGATGGATATGTATCAAAATAAAACAGCCTGCCGTTATTGGAGAAATGATTGCTGGAATTGTAATGGGGCCGTCATTAATAGGAATGTATCTTCCTGAATTTTCAGCCGTATTGTTTCCAGCAGAATCACTTGGAAATCTTCAATTCTTGAGTCAGATTGGTTTAATCCTTTTCATGTACATCGTGGGAATGGAAATCGACATGAAAATTCTACGAAATAAAGCTCACGATGCTGTTGTAATTAGTCATGCGAGTATTATTATTCCGTTTGTATTAGGAATGGGACTTGCCTATTTTATATATGATGAATTTGCCCCTGCAGATGTACAATTTACATCTTTTGGTTTGTTTGCCGGAATCGCTATGAGTATTACTGCTTTTCCGGTGCTTGCCAGAATTGTGCAGGAACGCGGTATTCATAAGACAAAACTCGGAACCATTGTAATTACCTGCGCGGCGGCAGATGACATTACTGCGTGGTGTATTTTGGCGGTTGTAATTGCCATTGTAAAAGCAGGATCTTTTGGAAGCGCCATTTATACTGTACTTTTAGCATTAGGTTATGTTTTCTTAATGATAAAGGTGGTTCGTCCTTTCTTAAAAAGAATTGGTGATCTATACGCAGCAAGCGAAAAATTAAGTAAACCTATTGTTGCTATATTCTTCCTAACTCTTGTTGTATCTTCTTATCTAACTGAAGTTATCGGAATTCATGCTTTATTTGGAGCTTTTATTGCGGGCGCTATCATGCCTGAAAATATTCGATTTAGAAACCTATTTATTGAAAAAGTAGAGGACGTTGCTCTTGTTCTTTTATTACCATTATTCTTTGTTTTTACAGGTTTAAGAACTCAAATAGGTTTATTGAATGAGCCTTATTTATGGAAAATCGCAGGATTAATTTTTGTTGTTGCCGTGGTTGGTAAATTTGTAAGCAGTACACTTGCGGCAAAATTCGTGGGACAAAACTGGAAAGATAGTTTGTCTATTGGTGCATTAATGAATACCAGAGGTTTAACAGAATTAGTTGCATTAAATATTGGTTACGATTTAGGAGTTTTGAGTCCAGAATTGTTTTCGATGATGGTGATTATGGCTCTTGCAACAACTTTTATGACGGGACCAACTTTAGATTTAATCAACTGGCTGTTTAAGTCCGGGAAAAACGAAACAGAAGAAGATACTGCTTTAAAGAATAAATATCGAATTCTATTGTCGTTTGACAGACCAGAATCTGGAAGAGCTTTACTAAAAGTTGCCGACGGTTTAACGAGCAAAAGAGCAGATAGTTCTGAAATTACCGCTATGCATTTTCTTCCAACAGAAGAACTACACCATTATAATACAGACGTTTACGAAACAGAAAAATTTAAAGATGTTATAGATGAGTCTACCGCTTTAAATAGAAATATTACTACAATGTTCAAAGCTTCTTCTGACATTGACAGCGAAATTGTAAATGTTGCCAACAAAAGCAAACATGATTTACTGCTGGTTGGAATTGGAGAATCTATTTATCAAGGAAGTTTACTGGGACGTGTACTTGGATTTACAACCCGAATCATTAATCCTGAAAAAATTATAAACACTGTAACCGGGAAAGAAAATATATTAGAATCGGCTCCTTTTGATGATGGGACAAGACAAATTATTGCCAAATCTCAAATTCCCGTTGGAATCTTAATTGATAAGGATTTATCTCAGATAAATACCATTTTCATTCCTCTTTTTAGTTTAAAAGATTGGGATTTGATTCAGAATTATGTTCAAAAGTTTATCCAAAACCTTGAAGCCCGCATTATAATTTTGGATGTTGAAGGTAAAATTATGGAAGATTTAGATACCAAAGAAAAAATTAGATTAATGGAACAGGCTGCACCAAATCAGCTTACATTAAGAAAAGAACAGCCGGTAGAAAAAGATTTTCTGGAACAGAACGATCTTATGCTGATTTCTATTGATGGATGGAAATATTTAATGGATACCAAAAGTTGGTGGCTAACAAATATTCCATCAACTTTAATCATTTCTGAAGATAAAAAATAA